The following coding sequences are from one Musa acuminata AAA Group cultivar baxijiao chromosome BXJ1-6, Cavendish_Baxijiao_AAA, whole genome shotgun sequence window:
- the LOC135676138 gene encoding peroxidase A2-like: protein MSSCYVSGVLAVATLMAFLLHGSQAQLSPAFYDSTCPNVSDIVQTIVQLVQSSDPRMPASLLRLHFHDCFVDGCDGSVLLDNSTAIVSEKDAPPNSNSLRGFDVIDAIKMTVEYVCPGVVSCADILALAAEASVSLSGGPSWTVQLGRRDGTTANLTGANTNLPSPFEPLDILKAKFAAVGLNDTDLVTLSGAHTFGRARCGAFSDRLYNFNGTGIADPTLNTSYLTTLQANCPDGGNETTLNNLDLSTPDAFDNSYYLNLQSNEGLLASDQQLYSTSNDPIASIVGIYAGNQTAFFESFALSMINMGNISPLTGSDGEIRSNCRLVNAS, encoded by the exons ATGTCGTCGTGTTATGTTTCGGGTGTGTTGGCTGTGGCCACCCTCATGGCCTTCCTTCTCCATGGATCCCAAGCTCAGCTAAGCCCCGCATTCTACGACAGCACCTGCCCTAATGTATCCGACATAGTGCAGACCATCGTTCAACTAGTCCAGAGCTCCGACCCCCGGATGCCGGCCAGCCTCCTCCGGCTCCATTTCCACGACTGCTTCGTCGAT GGTTGCGATGGGTCGGTTTTGCTCGACAACAGCACTGCGATTGTCAGCGAGAAGGACGCGCCCCCGAACAGCAACTCTCTTCGGGGTTTTGATGTGATCGATGCGATCAAGATGACGGTCGAGTATGTTTGCCCAGGAGTTGTCTCCTGCGCTGATATCCTCGCCCTTGCAGCTGAAGCTTCTGTCAGCTTA TCTGGAGGTCCATCATGGACGGTGCAACTTGGAAGAAGAGACGGCACCACAGCAAACCTGACCGGCGCCAACACCAACCTTCCAAGCCCCTTCGAACCCCTAGACATCCTCAAGGCCAAGTTCGCCGCCGTCGGCCTCAACGACACCGACCTCGTCACCCTCTCAG GAGCTCACACCTTCGGCCGCGCACGCTGTGGCGCCTTCAGCGATCGCCTCTACAACTTCAACGGCACAGGGATCGCAGACCCGACCCTGAACACCTCCTACCTGACGACCTTGCAAGCGAATTGCCCGGACGGAGGGAACGAGACAACCCTCAACAATCTCGACCTGAGCACCCCCGACGCCTTCGACAACTCCTACTACCTCAACCTTCAGAGCAACGAGGGCCTCCTCGCATCAGACCAACAGCTCTACTCGACCAGCAACGATCCCATCGCCTCGATCGTGGGCATCTACGCCGGCAACCAGACCGCCTTCTTCGAAAGCTTTGCTTTGTCGATGATCAACATGGGGAATATTAGCCCGCTGACGGGGAGCGACGGAGAGATCAGAAGCAACTGCAGGctggtcaacgcgagctga
- the LOC135676139 gene encoding peroxidase 59-like gives MESRRFSSSLSLLAALTVLCLCMGVRSQLSTNFYAESCPNVFKVVRGEVADALKKEARMAASLLRLHFHDCFVNGCDGSVLLDGSDGEKFAFPNRNSVRGFDVVDSIKTAVENECSETVSCADILAIAARDAVVLSGGPSWKVPLGRRDGLVANQTGANTNLPAPFHSINTIKNKFAAVGLDITDVVALSGGHTIGRARCLAFRSRLLSFSPTSSADPSLDSTMASELQSLCPQDDDGSTAAALDRSSVNAFDNHYFSNLLNQRGLLSSDQGLFSSDEGVATTKDLVEAYSKDAGLFFKDFANSMIKMGNISPLTGSAGEIRKNCRVVN, from the exons ATGGAGTCTCGCAGATTTTCTAGCAGCCTTTCCTTGCTTGCAGCTCTGACAGTGCTGTGTCTCTGCATGGGCGTGAGATCACAACTAAGCACTAATTTCTACGCAGAGAGCTGCCCTAATGTGTTTAAGGTGGTGCGAGGTGAGGTTGCTGATGCCCTTAAGAAGGAGGCGAGGATGGCGGCTTCGCTGCTTAGGCTTCACTTCCATGATTGTTTCGTGAAC GGCTGTGACGGCTCGGTTCTTCTTGATGGGAGTGATGGTGAGAAGTTTGCTTTCCCCAACCGAAACTCGGTGAGGGGATTCGACGTCGTCGACTCCATCAAGACTGCCGTGGAGAACGAATGCAGTGAAACTGTGTCATGCGCAGACATACTCGCCATCGCAGCAAGAGACGCAGTTGTCTTG AGCGGTGGCCCTTCGTGGAAAGTCCCCCTCGGAAGAAGAGATGGCTTGGTGGCCAACCAAACAGGAGCTAACACTAACCTTCCTGCTCCATTCCACTCCATCaacaccatcaaaaacaagtttgCTGCTGTTGGTCTTGACATCACCGACGTCGTCGCCTTGTCAG GTGGGCACACCATCGGCAGGGCACGGTGCTTGGCATTCCGCAGCCGTCTCCTCAGCTTCTCCCCGACCAGTTCGGCGGACCCGTCGCTGGACTCGACCATGGCTTCGGAGCTGCAGAGCCTCTGCCCGCAGGACGACGACGGCAGCACGGCCGCGGCGCTCGACCGCAGCTCGGTCAATGCGTTCGACAACCATTACTTCAGTAATCTGCTGAACCAGAGGGGCCTGCTGTCGTCCGACCAGGGCCTGTTCTCCAGCGACGAGGGGGTGGCGACCACCAAGGATTTGGTCGAGGCGTACAGCAAAGATGCAGGTCTCTTCTTCAAAGACTTCGCCAACTCTATGATCAAGATGGGCAACATAAGCCCCCTCACTGGCTCAGCTGGAGAGATACGTAAGAACTGCAGGGTGGTGAACTAA